One stretch of Schlesneria sp. DSM 10557 DNA includes these proteins:
- a CDS encoding dienelactone hydrolase family protein produces MSDTPKIDRRTILKFAAASVAVANAVGVRQVAQGAAPRVLPADTLPNDVRLGGLKDLNAYFPWTPSASVEEWKQRSEYVRRQLQVALGLWPMPTRKPLNAVVHGKVERDDFTVERVILETGDGLYCTGSLYRPKNPKPGKLPAVLCPHGHWANGRFYEHNDATFEQELKSKAESIPSGRFPLQARCVQLARMGCIVFLYDMLGYPDSGPIPFEIAHGFARQRPELSQPDRWGIFSAQSELRCLNIVGLQAWNSIRALDWISSLSDVDTSRIGVTGASGGGTQTFLLGSLDPRPAAFFPAVMVSTSMQGGCTCENASYLRVNTGNIEFAAMIAPRPLGMTAADDWTRELETKGLPQLKQHYSMLGAPDNVEGKYMAFPHNYNQPSRLMMYEFFNKHLKLGQTSPIMERDFVPLTKEELTVWNGEHPAPARSVENELRILRGLAADQDAQFAALVPSSPESLRKYREVIGGAWDVMIGRKLPAKEEFVQENKHKVEGEELLSFRSVIRLKGQNEEVPTYFFLPRNWNKQVALWITDEGKSSLVKDDGSPKPEVQLLLDAGVAVAIPDLLYQGEFLADQKSLASARKVENPREFVGYTLGYNHPLFAQRVHDVLTMIAFCRFSKYEPEAVHVIGSGRTAGPIAAAAAFQAGSAVNKVAIGTGGFRFASITEAYDPMLLPGAVRYGDIPGLLALVAPHPLWVSGEGDQLPAVVTKAYSAAQSTSVTAYSGSTDGELAAAAKWLLS; encoded by the coding sequence TTGAGCGATACCCCAAAAATCGATCGTCGTACCATTCTCAAATTTGCCGCAGCCTCCGTGGCTGTCGCTAACGCAGTCGGTGTCCGACAGGTGGCCCAGGGCGCTGCCCCCCGTGTCCTTCCCGCAGACACGCTGCCAAACGACGTGAGACTTGGGGGACTGAAAGACCTCAACGCCTACTTCCCCTGGACTCCGAGTGCCAGCGTCGAGGAATGGAAGCAGCGTTCCGAATACGTCCGTCGGCAGTTGCAGGTTGCACTGGGGCTTTGGCCGATGCCAACGAGAAAACCTCTGAACGCGGTTGTGCACGGAAAAGTCGAACGCGACGACTTCACGGTCGAACGCGTCATCCTCGAAACAGGTGACGGCCTCTATTGCACGGGAAGCCTCTACCGGCCGAAGAATCCCAAGCCCGGGAAGTTGCCCGCCGTATTGTGTCCGCACGGTCACTGGGCCAACGGAAGGTTCTACGAACACAACGACGCCACATTCGAACAGGAACTGAAGAGCAAGGCCGAGTCGATTCCCAGTGGCAGATTCCCTCTGCAAGCGCGCTGTGTCCAACTGGCACGGATGGGATGCATCGTATTTCTTTACGACATGCTGGGATACCCGGATTCGGGGCCGATCCCGTTCGAGATCGCTCACGGATTCGCCAGACAGCGTCCTGAACTCAGTCAGCCGGATCGCTGGGGCATCTTCAGTGCTCAATCCGAGCTGCGGTGTCTGAATATTGTGGGCCTTCAAGCCTGGAACTCAATCCGGGCGCTGGACTGGATCAGCTCACTCAGCGATGTGGATACAAGTCGCATCGGCGTGACGGGCGCCAGCGGTGGGGGGACTCAAACGTTCCTTCTGGGAAGTCTCGACCCACGTCCTGCGGCCTTCTTCCCCGCCGTGATGGTCTCGACTTCGATGCAGGGTGGATGTACCTGCGAGAACGCCAGCTATCTGCGTGTGAACACGGGAAATATCGAATTCGCCGCGATGATCGCTCCGCGTCCTCTGGGAATGACCGCAGCCGACGACTGGACGCGAGAGCTGGAAACGAAGGGACTGCCGCAACTGAAACAGCATTACAGCATGCTGGGAGCCCCCGACAATGTGGAAGGGAAGTACATGGCCTTCCCGCACAACTACAACCAGCCCAGCCGGCTGATGATGTATGAATTCTTTAACAAGCACCTGAAGCTGGGGCAGACCAGTCCGATCATGGAACGTGACTTCGTTCCGCTGACCAAGGAAGAATTAACCGTCTGGAACGGCGAACACCCCGCTCCTGCCCGCTCGGTGGAAAACGAATTGCGGATCCTCCGGGGATTGGCTGCGGATCAGGACGCGCAATTCGCGGCCCTTGTTCCCTCTTCTCCCGAATCCCTTCGTAAGTACCGCGAAGTCATAGGTGGCGCGTGGGACGTCATGATTGGCCGCAAGCTCCCTGCAAAAGAGGAATTCGTGCAGGAGAACAAGCACAAGGTCGAAGGGGAAGAACTTCTCAGCTTCCGCTCGGTGATTCGCCTGAAGGGCCAGAACGAAGAGGTTCCAACCTACTTCTTCCTGCCACGGAACTGGAACAAGCAAGTCGCCCTGTGGATCACTGATGAAGGCAAGAGTTCGCTCGTCAAGGATGATGGCTCTCCCAAACCTGAGGTACAATTGCTGCTTGACGCGGGTGTCGCCGTGGCCATTCCTGACCTGCTCTATCAGGGGGAATTCCTTGCTGATCAGAAGTCACTGGCCTCGGCACGCAAAGTCGAGAATCCGCGCGAATTCGTGGGATACACGCTCGGGTACAATCACCCCTTGTTCGCGCAGCGAGTCCACGATGTCCTGACGATGATCGCCTTCTGCCGGTTCAGTAAGTACGAGCCGGAAGCGGTTCACGTGATTGGGAGCGGGCGTACGGCGGGCCCCATCGCCGCAGCAGCCGCGTTTCAGGCAGGCTCGGCGGTCAATAAGGTCGCTATCGGGACAGGGGGTTTCCGATTCGCTTCGATCACAGAAGCTTACGACCCGATGCTGCTGCCGGGCGCGGTCAGGTATGGTGACATCCCGGGGCTGCTGGCACTAGTTGCACCGCACCCGCTCTGGGTCTCCGGGGAAGGGGATCAGCTTCCGGCGGTCGTTACCAAAGCCTACTCTGCGGCACAGTCCACTTCGGTCACGGCCTACTCGGGTTCCACCGATGGCGAACTTGCTGCTGCGGCGAAATGGCTCCTTTCGTAG
- a CDS encoding RNA recognition motif domain-containing protein, with protein sequence MSKNLYVGNLSYNCTADDLRELFSQHGNVSSAQVVSDRETGRSRGFGFVEMSDGGEAAIGALNGAEFQGRTLTVNEARPRESGGGGRSGGGGGYGGGRSGGGGYGGGGGGRSSGGYGGNGGGGRY encoded by the coding sequence ATGAGCAAGAATCTGTATGTGGGTAATTTGTCTTACAATTGTACAGCTGACGATCTGCGTGAGTTGTTCAGTCAGCACGGCAACGTTTCGTCGGCACAGGTCGTTTCAGACCGCGAAACCGGCCGATCACGTGGCTTTGGTTTCGTAGAGATGTCGGACGGTGGAGAAGCGGCGATCGGTGCACTGAACGGAGCGGAGTTCCAGGGCCGTACGCTGACAGTGAATGAAGCTCGTCCCCGTGAAAGCGGTGGCGGTGGTCGCAGCGGTGGTGGTGGCGGTTACGGCGGCGGCCGCAGCGGTGGTGGTGGTTACGGTGGCGGCGGCGGTGGCCGCAGCAGTGGTGGATACGGCGGTAACGGCGGTGGTGGTCGTTACTAA
- the fusA gene encoding elongation factor G → MNLEKVRNIGISAHIDSGKTTLTERILFYSGRIHAIHEVKGKDNVGATMDFMDLEREKGITIASAATQVKWEVKLPEEAGGGIDDYTVNVIDTPGHVDFTVEVERSLRVLDGAILVLCSVGGVQSQSLTVDRQMKRYKVPRIAFINKMDRTGANPDKVIKQIEEKLHVTPVPLQIPMGREQAFQGVIDLVTMKAVYFDGEDGEDIRREPIPEEYKEKAVAARTHMLEQLSLYSDPLMEMLLEEKDPPVDEIRKIIRSATLAQQITPVMMGSAYKNKGVQEALDAVTYYLPSPLDRKMTAIDQAKKPQSDEETQDPNWNRVTLDSDVKKPLVCMAFKTVVEEYGQLTYTRIYQGKIVKGDSYINTRTGKKVRFGRLVRMHANDRQDVDVAEAGDIVALVGVDCASGDTFCGDGVSYSLESIYVPDAVIRLSIEPVKRDGADKLSKALERFRREDPTFRVLTDEETGQTLIAGMGQLHLDIYVERIKREYGVECVIGQPRVAYRETPTREVEFNYKHKKQTGGSGQYGHVVGKLVPLPEDSAIPYEFVNDVTGGRIPKEYIKPIDEGFRRALVKGPLCECEVVNVQMILQDGSYHDVDSSEMAFGICAFDCMRETLKKANIGLLEPIMKLEVEVPEEFQGNVTGHISSKRGLVGATETNMGIATIVAEVPLASMFDYANELRSMTQGKGTFTMEFAKYSMLPRGLMDEVVEKRKKDKAERAAQK, encoded by the coding sequence ATGAACCTCGAAAAAGTCCGCAACATCGGTATCTCGGCTCACATTGACTCGGGAAAAACAACTCTCACCGAACGAATTCTGTTCTACTCAGGACGAATTCACGCCATCCACGAAGTGAAGGGGAAGGACAACGTCGGCGCGACGATGGACTTCATGGATCTGGAACGTGAAAAAGGAATCACCATTGCTTCTGCTGCCACGCAGGTGAAGTGGGAAGTGAAGTTGCCAGAGGAAGCCGGTGGTGGTATCGACGACTACACCGTCAACGTGATCGACACCCCGGGCCACGTGGACTTTACCGTTGAAGTGGAGCGTTCGCTGCGCGTGCTTGACGGGGCAATCCTGGTCCTCTGCTCGGTGGGTGGCGTTCAGAGCCAGTCGCTGACCGTTGACCGCCAGATGAAGCGATACAAGGTTCCCCGTATTGCGTTCATCAACAAGATGGACCGCACGGGAGCCAATCCGGACAAGGTTATCAAGCAGATCGAAGAGAAACTGCACGTGACCCCGGTACCGCTCCAGATTCCGATGGGACGTGAGCAGGCCTTCCAGGGTGTGATCGACCTGGTCACCATGAAGGCGGTTTACTTCGATGGGGAAGACGGCGAAGACATTCGACGTGAACCTATTCCTGAAGAATACAAGGAAAAGGCAGTCGCTGCTCGTACGCACATGCTCGAACAACTTTCACTTTACAGCGATCCTCTGATGGAGATGCTGCTCGAAGAGAAAGATCCTCCTGTCGATGAAATCCGGAAGATCATTCGTTCGGCCACGCTTGCTCAGCAGATCACTCCGGTGATGATGGGGTCGGCGTACAAGAACAAGGGTGTTCAGGAAGCTCTGGACGCTGTGACGTATTACCTCCCTTCACCGCTCGATCGCAAAATGACGGCGATTGATCAGGCGAAGAAGCCACAGTCTGATGAAGAAACTCAGGATCCGAACTGGAACCGCGTCACTCTCGATTCGGACGTCAAGAAGCCACTCGTCTGTATGGCATTCAAGACGGTCGTGGAAGAATACGGCCAGTTGACGTACACCCGTATTTACCAGGGAAAGATCGTCAAGGGGGACAGCTACATCAACACTCGAACCGGTAAAAAGGTTCGATTCGGTCGTCTCGTGCGCATGCACGCCAACGATCGGCAGGACGTTGATGTCGCCGAAGCCGGTGATATCGTGGCTCTGGTCGGTGTCGACTGCGCTTCGGGGGATACGTTCTGCGGTGATGGTGTGAGCTACTCGCTGGAAAGCATCTACGTTCCTGACGCTGTGATCCGGTTGAGCATTGAACCGGTTAAGCGAGACGGTGCTGACAAGCTGAGCAAGGCGCTTGAGCGATTCCGCCGTGAAGATCCGACCTTCCGCGTGCTGACCGACGAAGAAACCGGCCAGACGTTGATCGCCGGGATGGGCCAGTTGCACCTGGACATTTACGTCGAGCGAATCAAGCGAGAGTATGGTGTTGAGTGTGTCATCGGTCAGCCTCGCGTTGCTTACCGTGAAACTCCGACCCGCGAAGTCGAGTTCAACTACAAGCACAAGAAGCAGACCGGGGGTTCCGGACAGTACGGTCACGTGGTCGGGAAGCTGGTTCCGCTGCCCGAAGACAGTGCGATCCCCTACGAATTCGTCAACGACGTTACCGGTGGACGCATTCCGAAAGAATACATCAAGCCAATCGATGAAGGCTTCCGGCGAGCTCTCGTCAAAGGCCCGCTGTGTGAGTGTGAAGTTGTGAACGTCCAGATGATTCTGCAGGACGGTAGCTACCACGACGTCGACTCGTCCGAAATGGCGTTCGGCATCTGTGCGTTCGACTGTATGCGAGAAACCCTCAAGAAGGCCAACATTGGTCTTCTCGAGCCGATCATGAAGCTGGAAGTGGAAGTTCCGGAAGAGTTCCAGGGGAACGTCACGGGCCATATCTCCAGCAAGCGAGGTCTGGTTGGTGCGACCGAAACCAACATGGGGATTGCTACGATCGTGGCAGAAGTCCCGCTGGCCAGCATGTTCGACTACGCCAACGAACTTCGTTCGATGACGCAGGGTAAGGGAACCTTCACGATGGAATTCGCGAAGTACTCGATGCTGCCTCGAGGCCTGATGGACGAAGTCGTCGAGAAGCGAAAGAAGGACAAAGCAGAACGAGCTGCCCAGAAGTAA